In a single window of the Drosophila subpulchrella strain 33 F10 #4 breed RU33 chromosome X, RU_Dsub_v1.1 Primary Assembly, whole genome shotgun sequence genome:
- the LOC119558315 gene encoding uncharacterized protein LOC119558315, which produces MAAAKAPNRQSEPKFPVAMPRGAVSVNPNPAVPKSPDGITALARKSITSMSDEEIIQENLNEILELKSREERKANGRLVAVIVCFLVLFLAVYHACVRKSENSLAGVLVPAGIMLSYGAWVAVLAKRDKHRRAMFERHIEEVALKNKIELEEKHARHAKHSHSHPHHGHGHGHGHSGTDSTGSASSTLHYVNELLPNGEHRKKQRRHRHKDRSGDREDHQQSLEVGVHRGTPKRPSFRQKLFGQTIAHVKLVEAQSDSTDSAGGPGPGSKPPRGTSSKPTHHNPNSNPNPGEKRPRLQPQVVRVSSVP; this is translated from the exons ATGGCCGCCGCGAAAGCCCCAAATCGCCAGTCGGAGCCGAAATTCCCGGTGGCGATGCCGCGAGGAGCGGTCTCGGTGAATCCCAATCCGGCAGTGCCCAAATCGCCGGACGGAATCACCGCACTGGCCAGGAAGAGCATTACGTCCATGTCGGACGAGGAGATCATCCAGGAGAACCTCAACGAGATCCTCGAACTCAAGTCGCGC GAGGAACGAAAAGCCAATGGACGCCTAGTGGCTGTCATCGTCTGTTTTTTGG TGCTCTTCCTGGCCGTCTACCACGCCTGCGTCCGGAAGTCGGAGAACTCGCTGGCCGGCGTCCTTGTCCCGGCGGGCATCATGCTCTCCTACGGCGCCTGGGTGGCCGTCCTGGCCAAAAGGGACAAGCACCGGCGGGCCATGTTT GAGCGGCACATCGAGGAGGTGGCCCTGAAGAACAAGATCGAGCTGGAGGAGAAGCATGCCCGCCATGCCAAGCACTCGCATTCGCACCCGCATCATGGTCATGGTCATGGTCATGGCCACTCTGGCACGGATTCCACGGGCAGTGCCTCCAGCACATTGCACTATGTGAACGAACTGCTCCCGAATGGGGAGCACCGCAAGAAGCAGCGACGCCATCGGCACAAGGATCGCTCCGGCGATCGGGAGGATCACCAGCAGAGCCTGGAGGTTGGCGTCCATCGAGGGACGCCCAAGAGGCCCAGCTTCCGGCAGAAGCTCTTCGGCCAGACCATCGCCCATGTGAAGCTGGTTGAGGCCCAGAGCGACAGCACGGACTCGGCGGGCGGTCCAGGTCCGGGTTCAAAACCACCCAGGGGTACGAGTTCGAAACCCACTCACCACAATCCCAATTCCAATCCCAATCCCGGCGAGAAACGCCCGCGGCTACAGCCGCAAGTGGTGCGAGTCAGTTCGGTGCCATAA
- the LOC119556766 gene encoding mRNA-capping enzyme, whose translation MAQSHRDRDRDRERGSGPLPNRWLYCPRKSDSIIAERFLAFKTPLSQSFQDKMPIECTFRPEMLFDYCKTLKLKLGLWVDLTNTKRFYDRSTVEERGAQYIKLQCRGHGETPSPEQTHSFIEIVDNFINERPFDVIAVHCTHGFNRTGFLIVSYMVERLDCSVEAALAVFASARPPGIYKQDYINELYKRYEDEEDAPAAPEQPNWCLDYDDSNGDGSATDSRKRHFDDNSSTSTSQQGAGEQEEDAEELEGEEAEGDGDASTSDGQPRKKRRREMVIKNAAFMAGVPGVRQVSDQPRLGDLQRKVQDWCQWNKNGFPGSQPVSMDRNNIKRLSEIPYRVSWKADGTRYMMLIDGRDEVYFFDRNHSCFQVENVAFVDGKNLNDHLDGTLLDGEMVIDKIGETVTPRYLVYDIVRLSHRDVRDEPFYPNRLDYIKKEVIGPRILGMKHGIINQRLQAFSVRGKDFWDIWMSARLLGEKFSRTLAHEPDGLIFQPSQQPYTAGVCSDVFKWKPHELNSVDFRLKIITERGEGLLTKKVGFLYVGGHDAPFGRMQKLTKEIRDLDNRIVECTMNQYGNWEFMRERTDKKHPNSFNTARSVVESIKQPITKDYLLNYVANYGFRDDHAMMPPPQNAHPHPHGHGQHHHGAPQGQRRPH comes from the exons ATGGCCCAATCTCATCGGGATCGGGACAGGGACAGGGAGCGCGGCTCCGGGCCACTGCCCAACCGCTGGCTGTATTGTCCGCGCAAGAGCGACTCGATCATCGCCGAGCGATTCCTGGCCTTCAAGACGCCGCTCAGCCAGAGCTTCCAGGACAAGATGCCCATCGAGTGCACCTTTCGCCCCGAGATGCTCTTCGACTACTGCAAGACGCTCAAG CTGAAACTGGGCCTCTGGGTGGACCTGACCAACACGAAACGCTTCTACGATCGATCCACGGTGGAGGAGCGCGGCGCCCAGTACATCAAGCTGCAGTGCCGCGGGCACGGCGAGACGCCCTCGCCGGAGCAGACGCACAGCTTCATCGAGATTGTGGACAACTTTATCAACGAGCGACCCTTCGATGTCATTGCCGTGCACTGCACGCATGGCTTCAACCGCACCGGCTTCCTAATCGTCTCCTATATGGTGGAGCGACTGGATTGCTCTGTGGAGGCAGCGCTGGCTGTCTTTGCCAGTGCCCGACCGCCGGGCATCTACAAGCAGGACTACATCAATGAGCTGTACAAGCGGTACGAGGACGAGGAGGACGCCCCTGCGGCCCCGGAGCAGCCCAACTGGTGTCTGGACTATGACGACAGCAATGGCGATGGCTCGGCCACGGACAGCCGGAAGCGGCACTTTGATGACAACAGCTCCACGTCCACGTCGCAGCAGGGCGCCGGAGAGCAGGAGGAGGACGCCGAGGAGCTGGAGGGTGAGGAGGCGGAGGGCGATGGAGACGCCTCCACGTCCGATGGACAGCCGAGGAAGAAGCGTCGCCGCGAGATGGTCATCAAGAATGCCGCCTTTATGGCCGGAGTGCCGGGTGTGCGGCAAGTGAGCGACCAGCCGCGGCTGGGCGATTTGCAGCGAAAGGTGCAGGACTGGTGCCAGTGGAACAAGAACGGCTTCCCGGGCTCGCAGCCCGTGTCCATGGACAGGAACAACATCAAACGGCTCAGCGAGATACCCTACCGAGTGTCGTGGAAGGCGGACGGCACACGCTACATGATGCTCATCGATGGCCGGGATGAGGTCTACTTCTTCGATCGCAATCACTCCTGTTTCCAGGTGGAGAACGTGGCATTTGTGGACGGCaagaacctgaacgaccaccTCGATGGCACGCTCCTCGATGGG GAGATGGTGATAGACAAGATCGGCGAGACCGTAACGCCGCGCTACCTCGTCTACGACATTGTGCGTCTTTCGCATCGCGATGTGCGGGACGAGCCGTTCTATCCCAACCGACTGGACTACATCAAGAAGGAGGTTATAG GTCCCCGCATTCTGGGCATGAAGCATGGCATTATCAACCAGCGACTGCAGGCGTTCAGTGTGCGCGGCAAGGATTTCTGGGACATTTGGATGTCCGCCCGTCTGCTGGGCGAGAAGTTCTCCCGGACGCTGGCCCACGAGCCGGATGGCCTCATCTTCCAGCCATCCCAGCAGCCGTACACGGCCGGCGTTTGCTCGGACGTCTTCAAGTGGAAGCCGCACGAGCTCAACTCGGTGGACTTTCGGCTCAAGATCATAACGGAGCGCGGCGAGGG CCTGCTCACGAAGAAGGTGGGCTTTCTCTATGTGGGTGGTCACGATGCACCCTTCGGACGCATGCAAAAGCTGACAAAGGAGATCAGAGACTTGGACAACAGGATCGTCGAGTGCACCATGAATCAGTATGGCAACTGGGAGTTTATGCGCGAGCGAACAGACAAGAAGCATCCCAACAGCTTCAACACAGCCCGCT CTGTTGTGGAGAGCATAAAGCAGCCCATAACTAAGGATTATCTACTAAACTACGTCGCGAACTACGGGTTTCGTGATGACCATGCCATGATGCCGCCGCCGCAAAAtgcccatccccatccccatggCCATGGACAACACCACCATGGCGCACCGCAGGGACAGCGCCGGCCCCACTAA